The genomic interval CAGGGCGGGATGAACTACATGTGGTATTCCGTTTCCGACACGGCGGAATATGGCGGCTATGTCACCGGACGGCGGATGGTGACGGACGAAACGCGCAAGGAAATGAAACAAGTTCTGACGGAAATTCAGAACGGCTCGTTTGCCGAGACGTGGATTGAGGAAAACGCGACAGGCTTGAAGCATTTCAAGGAACTGCGTCAGGTAGACCGCACTCATCAGGTAGAAGATGTCGGGGCGCGGCTGCGGGAGATGATGCCCTTCCTGAAGCCGAAGCGCCTGAAGGATTACGATCCGAACGCTTAAGGGTGTGTCCACCCATGCCCCTTCTGCCCATCGGGGGAGGGGGTCTGGGTCAGATGCATGAGTGCACAAGTTAAACCCAGTGAGGGGGAGATCATGTCTGTAGACCCTGTAGTACGCTCAAACCGCGTCCGCATTTTTGATACGACCCTGCGCGATGGGGAACAATCCCCCGGCGCGTCCTTGAACAGCGCCGAAAAGCTGGAGATCGCCCATGCCTTAGCCGCCCTCGGCGTCGATATTATTGAGGCGGGCTTCCCCGCTACCTCCCCGGACGATCTGGCTGCCGTACAGCGTATCGCCCACGAAGTGGGGAAGGTTGATACGGTGACCATCTGCGGGTTGTCACGATGCGTCCGCAAGGATATTGAACTGTGTTGGGAAGGCGTCCGTTACGCGGCAAGCCCTCGTATTCATACCTTCCTCTCCACCTCGGATATTCACCTGAAATATCAGATGAACATGACCCGTGCCGAGGCATTGGAACGGGCGCGGGAGATGGTGCATTTGGCGCGTTCGCTGTGCGCCGATGTCGAATTCAGCACGATGGACGCCGGGCGCTCGGAATGGACATACGTGGCGGAAGTCTGTGCGGCTGCCATTGCCGAGGGCGCAACGACCATCAACGTCCCTGACACAGTGGGCTATATGACCCCCGATGAGTATGGACGGATGATCGGCTACCTGATCGAAAATACCCCCGGTGGGCGGAATCCTGACGTTATTTGGTCGGTGCATTGCCACAACGATTTGGGCATGGCAACGGCAAACACACTGGCAGGGATTCACGCTGGCGCACGGCAGGCGGAAGTGACCATCAACGGCATTGGCGAACGCGCTGGAAACACCGCGTTGGAAGAAGTGGTCATGGCGCTCCACACGCGGGCGAACTACTACAACAACCTGTACACGGGGATCGACACGAAACAGATCAGCCGCATCAGCCGCATGGTTGCCAACTACACAGGGATGGTCGTCCAGCCCAACAAGGCGATTGTCGGGGCGAACGCCTTCAGCCACGAGGCGGGCATTCACCAAGACGGGCAGTTGAAAAACCATGAAACCTACGAGATCATGCGCCCCGAAAGCGTCGGGATCAGCGAGAGTCGCCTTGTCTTGGGCAAGCACAGCGGGCGGCACGCCTTCAAAGTACGGCTGCGCGATCTGGGCTACGACGTGGCGGATGACGAACTGCGCAAGGCGTTTGAACGGTTCAAGGAAGTTGCCGATAAGAAAAAGCACATCACCGATGCCGACTTGCAGGCGATCATGTCCGATCAGCTTGAGGGCCCCGTTGAAATCTTCAAACTGCGCGGGATGCAGGTGACCTGTGGGCAGATCGGGATGCCAACGGCGACGATCAAGTTGGAAGGTCCCGACGGGAAGGAATACATTGAGGCAGCAATCGGATCGGGTCCGGTGGATGCCGTGTACAGCGCGATGGACAAGATTGTGAACGCCCCGAACCGCCTTTTGGAATTCATCGTCCGCGCCATTACCGAGGGAATCGACGCGCAGGGTGAAGTGACCGTCCGCATTTGCACGAAAGATGGCGAGTACCAGACCTTTGGCGGGCATGGCTCTGACCCTGATATTGTCGTCGCCAGTGGGAAGGCGTACCTCGCCGCGCTGAACCGCCTGTTGGTAGCGACGGGCGGGGCGGGCGTCACCCCAGAGGGCGAGTCGGCAACCATCCGTATGGCGGGGGATTGAGCCTTACTGTATTTCGATCCGTTAAAGAAATACCTATCGTACTGATCATGAGGGGAGATACGCCTTGTCTGTAGCCGTACATATCTACGATACCACGCTCCGCGATGGGACACAGCGGGAGGGGATTTCGCTCTCCCTTCAAGACAAACTGAAAATCACGCGGATTCTGGATGATTTAGGCGTCTCCTACATTGAGGGGGGGTGGCCCGGATCGAACCCGAAAGATGCCGCCTATTTCGACGCTGTGCGTGAACTCCCCTTGCGGACGGCGAAGATCGCCGCCTTTGGCTCAACCTGCCGTGTGGGGAGTACGCCCGCCGAGGATGAGAACATCCACGCCCTTGTCGATGCCCAAACGCCCGTCGTCACCCTTGTGGGGAAATCGTGGCTGCTGCACGTCTACGAAGTGCTGCGGACGACGCCGGAAGATAACTACCGCCTGATCGGGGAATCCGTTGCCTATATGAAGGCGCTTGGCAAAGAGGTGGTCTACGACGCCGAACATTTCTTCGATGGCTACAAGGCGGATTCGGAATACGCGCTGACGACGCTCAAGGCGGCGGTGCAAAACGGCGCCGATTGGATCACCCTTTGCGATACGAATGGTGGCACGCTCTATTGGGAAGTGGAGCAGATTTTCTGCGAGATCGTTCGTGCCTTGCCGGGAGTAAAGGTCGGAATTCACACCCACAACGACGGCGAGTTGGGCGTTGCCAATTCCCTTGCCGCCGTCCGTTCTGGGGCGACGATGGTGCAAGGGACGATCAACGGCTATGGCGAACGCTGTGGAAACGCCAACCTGTGCAGCATCATCCCCGATCTGATGATCAAAATGAACGTCACGTGCCTGCCCGACGATGCCCACTTGACGACGCTCACCCATGTCGCCCGTACCGTTGCCGAGATCGCCAATCTCCCGCCGGATAGCCACCTTGCCTATGTGGGACGGAGCGCCTTTGCCCACAAGGGCGGGATTCACGTTGCCGCCATGCGCCGCACGGCGCAAAGCTACCAGCATATCGATCCTGTTTTGGTGGGCAACGAGATGCGCGTCTTGCTCTCTGATCTCAGTGGGCGGGGAAACATCCTGAGCAAGGCGGAGCAGTGGGGGCTGGATGTCTCCAGCGAGGCAGCGCGAAAGGTCTTGGAGGAGATCAAGCGGTTGGAGAACCTTGGCTATGTGTTCGAGGGGGCAGAGGCGTCCGTTGCCATGATGCTCAAGCGGGCGCAAGCCGATTACAAAGCCCCCTTTGAGTTGATCGATTTCCTCGTTGTGGTCGAAAACCGGCGCGGGCGGGGTCTGCTGGCAGAGGCGACAGTGAAACTGTCCGTTGGCGATCAGGTCATGCATACCGCCGCCGAGGGGAACGGTCCAGTGAACGCCCTTGATTCAGCCCTGCGCAAGGCGTTAGAGCCTGTTTACCCCCATGTCCGCGAGTTCACCTTGGCGGATTATAAAGTGCGTATTTTAGATAGCCACACCGGATCGGCGGCGACGACGCGGGTGCTGATCGATACCCAAAGCGCCCATGCCCGCTGGAGTACTGTTGGGGCGGGGACGAACATCATAGATTCCTCGTGGCGGGCGCTGCTGGACAGCGTGGAGTATGGTTTGACCTTGATCCACGATAAAGCGAATGACGCCCGTACACCGTAGGGACGCCTACCGGGCCGCGTGTTGCCCGCCGCTAAAGCAGCGGGCTGAGGTTGACCACCCCTACCGGGCTTGAAAGGCAATGCGCCCGCCGCGCCCACCTAATGGAGGAAGATCACGTCTTTAAGCCCCAACGGGGTGATTGTCCATAGCGCGTGGGCTTTAGCCCCGCACCCTCCCGCCCCCCCCCCAAAAAAAACGCAACCTTCCCTCACCCCCCCACGTATTACCTCATAGGAAGTGTGAGGACGAACAACCATCATGCGTATTATTGTACACACGGGGAAGGGCGGCGTCGGCAAGACGAGCGTCAGCGCGGCGACGGCGCTTCATTGCGCTGAGATGGGGCTGAAAACAATTGTGATCAGCACCGACACGGCGCACAGCTTGGGCGATTCGCTGGATCGAGAGATTGGTCCCGAACCGATTGAGATTCGCCCCAATCTGTGGGCGCAAGAGGTAGACGCCCGCTATTCGATGGATAAATATTGGGGCGCGTTCCAAAAATACATGATCGCCCTCTTTAGCCGGCGTGGGGTGGAAGACATTGTAGCTGAGGAAGTGACCATCCTCCCGGGCTTTGAAGAAGGGGCGCATCTGCTGTGGATTGATAAATACGTCCGCGAGGGATTCTACGATATGCTTATCGTAGATGCCGCTCCCACCGCCGAGACTCTCCGCTTGCTGAGTCTGCCGGATGTCAGCCGTTGGTGGTTTGAGCGCTTGATCAAACTGACGCGAGGCATGTCGCGGGTGCTGCGCCCCATTGCCAAGCCGCTGCTGCGGACGGAACTGCCCAACAAAGAGGCATTTGATACCGTTGAGGCGCTGTTCAAAACACTGGATAATGTGCGGGCGCTGCTTGCCGACCCCACCATGAGCAGTATGCGCTTGGTGGTGAACCCTGAAAAAATGGTGATCAAGGAGACGCAGCGGACATACACCTATCTGAATCTCTATGGTTACGCGGTAGATGCCGTGATCTGCAACAAGATTCTGCCGGAGGCGGTCACCGACCCCTATTTCCAGCAGTGGAAAGACCTCCAACGCGAGAACATCGCCCTGATTCAGGAGGTTTTTGGAGAGCTTCCCCTCTTGAAAGCGCCCATGATGGAACGTGATGTGAGCGGCTTAGAGGGACTTAGACACCTTGCCGATAATCTCTACACCAATGTAGACCCGACGAAACGCTTGTTTCACGGGACAACCCATGAGATTATTGCGCAAGGGAAAGGGGGCTATTTGCTCCGTGTGCCGCTCCCCTTTGCCCACCGCGATGATCTCGATCTCTACCGTTCGGCGGATGAGATCACGCTGCGGGTGGGACCCTACCGCCGAAACATTGTCTTGCCGCACGCTCTCTGGAAGTTAGAGATTGGCACGGCACGCTTTGAGGGCGAGGCGCTCAACATCGAATTCATCGCAAAAGCCTGAACCTAAGCCAGTTCAGCCGAAGTGAAAAGGAATCAAGCACGGTGGCGATGAACGGAACGAATGGGACAAAGGAAACGAACGGAACTGCCGCGAAACGCGCCGTCCGGCAGCGGCTAGAGGGTGTTCTTGCCCCCATGCCAGCCGAGACGCCAGCGGACTCTGCCGCGCCGATCCTTACCAAACATGCCCAACAACCCCTTCCTGCGACGGCACCCCATCTCCCCCCCCGTGAAAACGCCCCCGATGAAGGGCATCGCGGGGGGACAATCCGGCGGGGGCGTTTCCGGCGGACGGTGGCGTTTTTCAGCCTGACCTTTTTCCGCGTCCTGTTTTGGGAGGTGTTCCTCCGCCGGATCGTTGGCGAAAAACCGATCAGCCGAGGGCGTTCGCGGCGCTGGCGGCTTTATGCCAAACGCTTTCGCCGTCTCGCCATTGATATGGGCGGGGTGATGATCAAACTGGGGCAGTTCATCTCCACCCGTGTGGACGTGCTGCCGCCTGAGATCACCGAAGAACTTGCCGGTCTGCAAGATCAAGTCCCGATTGTCCCCTTCGAGTACATCCAAGCGACCATGACACGCGAACTCGGCTCGCTGGAGGATCATTTTTTGTGGGTCACCCCCGAACCCATCGCGGCGGCGTCTTTCGGGCAGGTTCATCGGGCGCAGCTTCACAATGGGGATCGCGTTGTCGTCAAGGTGCAGCGCCCCCACATCACAGACATTGTGCAGACCGATCTCAGCGCCTTGCAGTTTGTCTCGCACCTTGCCATGCGCTATGCCCCCATCCGGCGGCGGGCGAACGTCCCCGCCCTGTTGGAGGAATTTAGCCGCGTTCTGTGGGAAGAACTCGATTACCGCAAAGAGGCGGATAATGCCCTTCTGTTTAACTCTATGTTTGGCAACGACATGGGCATTTACGTCCCGGGCGTCTACCTTGAACACTCTACCCACTATGTCCTCACCCAAGAGGACGTGACGAGCATCAAGCTGAACGATTATGCGGCGATAGACCGCGCCGGAGTCAGCCGCAAAGAGGTTGCCCAACGGCTGATCAACTGCTATCTACGGCAGATTTTCGATTACAAGTATTTTCACGCCGATCCCCATCCGGGCAATCTGTTCGTCTACCCCCTTCCCGATGACGAACAAGACGGCTTGAGCGGGACGAGTACAATCAACGGCGTTCCCTACTTTGCTGCGCAACAGGGACGGCAGGGTAAAAATGGCAAAAATAGCGCCGCCAGTCACCCCGAAACGCTTGCCTTCACCACGCCGAATGGACATGCCACACCGAATGAGACCCCCGCCGGACGCAAGTTCTACCTGATCTTCATTGATTTCGGCATGACCGGGCGGCTGACCCCACAGATCGTCGGCGGGCTGCGGGAGACGCTGATCGCCATCCTCACCCAAGATGCGAAAGCGCTGGTCGATAGCTACGGCAAACTAGGCATCCTCATGCCAAGCGCAGATCGGGCGCGGCTTGAGGCGGCAACCCGCGCCGTCTTCGATAAGGTCTGGGGGCTGAACATGAACGAACTCAGTTCGCTCCCCTTTGAAGACGTGACCGAGGTCGCCCTTGAGTTCAGCGATCTAATCATGTCCATGCCCTTCCAAATGCCGCAGGATTTCATCTACCTCAGCCGCACGATAGGGATTCTGAGCGGGATGTGTACAGGGCTTGATCCGCAGTTTGACCCCTGGCGGGAGATGCAGCCCTTTGCCACCCGCCTTTTGGCAGAAGAATCTGAGGTGCGGCGGGGCAATTTGCCCGTCCTGAATGGGGCGGCGGGTGTCTTGGCAAGCGCGGCACTAAAGACCATCCGCGATTTCTTTGCCCGCACGTACCGTCTCCCCGCGCTGGCGGATACCGTGCTGGATCGCGCCGAACGGGGTGAACTGGTCGTCCAGGTGAAGCCGAGCGATGCCTTTGGGCAGCAGGTGACACGCATTGAATCCGCCATTCACCAAATTTCGTTGGGAGTGATCTTCACCGCCACAAGTGTCACCAGCGCGATTCTCTATGTGGGTGGGGAGCGTGGGTGGGGGACAATGGGGTTCATGGCGGCGGGGGTCATCTTCGTGATGATCACCCTTCGCGGGCGGGGGGATCGCTAAGGTGTGCAGGGGCTAGACGGTAGGGGCTGCCGGAACAGCGATCACCCAACTCTCGGTAACGAGGAGGTCTTGGGGTGCGTAATGGGCGAATTCCTTCGCCAGCCGGACGCCAGTGGGAAGGGTTTCGGCAGCCCGTTTGTTTTCTTCCCGCAGAATCCGAAAGCCATTTTCCTCATAAAACTGGCGGTAATCGCTGATCCGTAGACGGTTTTGATATTGCAAGGGGTTATTGAACCACCGCCATGTTCGCTCGGAGTAGTTCAGGAAATTGTAGGGCGTGATCGTTTTATCAAAATAGACATAATGATCAGTCAGATCAATCATATCGCTCAGCACAGAGCGCTCATGAGCAAGCCGCCGATACATCTTGAGGATACTGCGCAAAACCTCCCCCGGAATATGCTCATAGGTGTTGTTGGAGACGAATAAATCGGGCGGAGGGAGGGTGGTTAGTTCCCGCACATCCTGTACCCGCGCCTCGATGTGCAGCGCCTCCAGCGCCTCTTTGATACCCTCCGTGTCAATCCGTTTACGTGCTTGTTCAAGCAGGGATAGGCGGTTTTCGGCAAGGGGCAGCCATGTTTGAAGAGTCCCTTGTTCGGCATAGTGAAGAAACAGATCGAGCGTCTCTTGCAGCAGGGTACGGCGCGTCAGCCCAACCTTATCGATGGTGATGATGTGCGCCACCCCCGCAAGGGCGAAGGCGATAGGCACAAAGGGCAGCCACCCTGTCCCAATCTCTAAGACTCGCTCTGGTCGGGCGTCAGGGGCGTTCAGGGCAAAGCGGTAATTTTCTAAGTGGGTTTTAAAGGTGCTGAGCTTGTTTTCAAGCGTTATCTGGGTGGGGTGCAGCCCCTTCGAGACATAGCGCTGAAAGAGGTAGTTCGTTGTCCGGGAGAAGGGCAGCACAGACAATGTGCCTTGCAGCGCCGCTTTCAGATACCACAATGCCATGAATGATGCCTGTTTGGGTTGCTGTTCTTCGGAGTGTGGCAGGGGCTTAGCCCGCTGCTTTCGCGGCGGGCAGATGCGGCTGCCCTCTAGGGCGTCCCTATAGTGGTGCGGAGGAAGGGCAGGGTTTCCCCCTAGCCTTGTGGGAAGGTAAGTAAGGGCTATCGGTTTCGCCCGTATTTCTCGTGGCTGGACACCCAATCCGAGGAGGAGATTGCTGAGCCAAGGGAGAGTTCACCCGCCAAGACGACACCAGCGATAATCTCCGCCAGTTTGTTCACCTTGCCTCGTCCGGTGCAGCCCAAAACCGCTAAGCATTCATTTTGGGTGGGCAGCTTCGTCCCCCCGCCGTGCGTGGCAATGATCAGCGAAGGAATCGTGATCGACAAGTAGAGATCGCCCTCTGGCGTCACCTCCGTATAGAGGATGCCCGCCGAGGACTCAGACACATTTGCCACATCTTGTCCGGTGGCAATGAACATCGCTGTGATCGCGTTCGGGCTGTGCGCCCCGTTGTTGTTTGCCCCAGAGATAAACGCCCCCACATTGGATACCTGCATGTGGTAGTTCAGGCTCTCCGGCGTGACGCGCATCACCTGTTGAAGGGTATCGCGCTTGATCGTCACTTCCGCCGTCACGCGCTTGCCCCGCGTCCGCATGACGTTGATCTGGGACGCCTTTTTATCGGTGGCAAAGTTTGATTCCAGATAGAAATGCTTGATTGGGTAGTCTTTGTAAGCGTCCAAAATCCAACTACAGGCGGCAAAGGTCGCCCGCCCAACCATGTTCTGTCCGGCGGCATCGCCAGTGGAGTAGTTAAAGCGCAGGTAGGCAAATTTGTTGCTTAGGTAAGGGTCTACATACTGCAACTTAGCAACACTGGAGGTTGCCTCGGCTTCCTCGCGGATTTTTCCCATGTTCTCATGCACCCAATGGACAAATTCCCGTCCAGCACGGGCGTTCTCAAAAATAAAGACAGGCGCCCGCTGCATCGCATCGCCAACCACCGTCGCTATGACGCCGCCGCTCAGATTCAGCACTTTGATGCCGCGATTATAAGAGGCGATCAGCGTCCCTTCGGAGGTTGCCAGAGGGATCAGGAACTCCCCTTGTGCGTGTTCGCCGTTCACCCGCAGCGGGCCGGCAAAGCCAAGCGGAATCTGAGCGACGCCGGTGAAATGTTCGACATTTCCCTTCGTCACATGCGGATCAAACGAGTATTTTGAACTATGGACAAGTTTTGCCCCTGAATACTGTTCGACAAAGGCGATCCGCTCAGCAATGATCGCTTCGCTGTAATCATCGTTCGCATCGCGGGGGAGGCGCGTCAGGTTATCGTGTTTTTCGGTGATGCTGTCCTCAACAGTCAGGGTCAGTTCGCCAAAGGGGAGCGCCTCAAAAGTGACTTCCACCGTGTGTTTGCCGGGGGCAAGGTGTTCCCCTTTGGCAAAGACGGTCAGCGCCTTGCGCAGTGGAAAGTCAATCGGGTTGTCTTTGCTAATCTGGGCGGGAGTGCGCGTGTCACCCTCCCCCAAAATGACAGTGATATGGGCAAGATCAACGGCTTTGCCATCAATGCTCACCCCCTTGAGGGCGGCAAAGGTGGCATCGCTGAGGCGGTTCTTGATCGAAAAATGAATCCCACCGTCCCCATTTTCTAAACTGCTGTAGGTGTATAACTGCTTCAAAATCATTGTTGGAATAGCAATTGTCGTCATGGCAAAACCCCTCACTAGACAAAACCTAAGATAAACGCTCTGGGGAAGTGTACCCTAAACCATACAGGGAAGTGAAACGCAGACGGCGTGGGAGGAGGCGTGGGCTTTAGCCCCACGCCCTAGGGATTAATCACTCCGTTGGAGTTAGAGATGTGACCTCCCTCCGTCGGTTGGGCGTGATAAAGAGGGACACTCCAAGCCCCGTAGGGGTCGTCAATCCTAGCCCAACGGGTTAGCGTTGGGCGCTATGGTGAGGGCGTCTTTCCTGAACACGCTGGTGTGGGGGAAAGTTAGATGGTTTTTTACTCAGCGCGACTTACTGTGACTCCCCATTCACCGGGCGGGGACGGCTTTTAGGCGGCACGGTGTAGACAATCAACCGAGAGCCATCAATCGCTGTGCCATTGTAACGCTGGACAGCGGCGCGGGCATCTTCGGGGAAAACCATTTCCACAAAGGCGAACCCATGCAGCCCATGTGTCCCTTTGCGTACAAGGGTCACTTGTTCCACCTTGCCTACCTCAGTGAACATTTGCTGTAAATCAGACTCGGTGATATTTCCTGCTAAATCGCCTACATAGAGCCGTTTGTGATTCATGATGCACCTATGCTCCTTACACCTGCTAAGATATGTCTCGGCGTGTCGCTGTTCTGGCGACTTTTACAAATTTCAGAAATTTGCTTGTACGCATTGTACAGCACAAATTATAAGATGCCTAGCGATATATCAAATTTGTGATGCCTTCTTAACGCTTGTCAGCCATCCCCTTTTTAGGTACTGTTTAGGTTAGAAAGTGATCTATGCAACATTACACCCACCTCAACGACGTACAGTTAAACCAAGAATCCCTCGTCACAATCGGCGTTTTTGACGGTGTTCATCGTGGACATGCCGCCCTCATTGGGCAGCTTGTGGCAGCGGCAAAACGCTTGAATCGCCTCGCCGTTGTGTTAACCCTCTTTCCGCATCCTGATATAGTTTTGAGAAACGAGAAAGGGCGTTATTACCTCACTGCTCCAGAGGAAAAAGCCCGCTTATTCGGGGAATTGGGCGTCGATGTGGTGATCACTCACCCCTTTGATCAGTCCGTGCGGGCGGTGCGGGCAGCCAATTTTGTTGACCTGCTGCGCGATCACCTCCTCATGAGCGGCTTATGGGTGACGGCGGAATTTGCCCTCGGCTATCAACGCGAGGGAAACTTTACATTTTTGAAGAATCAAGGGGCGCTCAAGGGCTTTGCCGTTCAAGAATTGACGATGCTCCTTGATGCGGAACAGCGCCGCATTAGTAGTCAAGGCATTCGGGAAGCGCTGATTGCGGGGGATGTACAGCGGGCGGGTGAGTGGCTCGGACGCCCCTACCGCCTACAGGGAGAGGTCATCCATGGTGACCATCGCGGGCGGACGATTGGCTTCCCAACGGCGAATCTTGCCGTGTGGGAAGAACAGGTCATCCCCGCCAACGGCGTGTATGCCTGCTATGCCCAGATCGACAGCGAGGCAGAACGCTATCAGGCGGTGACGAACATTGGGGTACGCCCCACCTTTGGCGCGGCGGATGGGGTC from Anaerolineales bacterium carries:
- a CDS encoding 2-isopropylmalate synthase, translated to MSVDPVVRSNRVRIFDTTLRDGEQSPGASLNSAEKLEIAHALAALGVDIIEAGFPATSPDDLAAVQRIAHEVGKVDTVTICGLSRCVRKDIELCWEGVRYAASPRIHTFLSTSDIHLKYQMNMTRAEALERAREMVHLARSLCADVEFSTMDAGRSEWTYVAEVCAAAIAEGATTINVPDTVGYMTPDEYGRMIGYLIENTPGGRNPDVIWSVHCHNDLGMATANTLAGIHAGARQAEVTINGIGERAGNTALEEVVMALHTRANYYNNLYTGIDTKQISRISRMVANYTGMVVQPNKAIVGANAFSHEAGIHQDGQLKNHETYEIMRPESVGISESRLVLGKHSGRHAFKVRLRDLGYDVADDELRKAFERFKEVADKKKHITDADLQAIMSDQLEGPVEIFKLRGMQVTCGQIGMPTATIKLEGPDGKEYIEAAIGSGPVDAVYSAMDKIVNAPNRLLEFIVRAITEGIDAQGEVTVRICTKDGEYQTFGGHGSDPDIVVASGKAYLAALNRLLVATGGAGVTPEGESATIRMAGD
- a CDS encoding citramalate synthase; this encodes MSVAVHIYDTTLRDGTQREGISLSLQDKLKITRILDDLGVSYIEGGWPGSNPKDAAYFDAVRELPLRTAKIAAFGSTCRVGSTPAEDENIHALVDAQTPVVTLVGKSWLLHVYEVLRTTPEDNYRLIGESVAYMKALGKEVVYDAEHFFDGYKADSEYALTTLKAAVQNGADWITLCDTNGGTLYWEVEQIFCEIVRALPGVKVGIHTHNDGELGVANSLAAVRSGATMVQGTINGYGERCGNANLCSIIPDLMIKMNVTCLPDDAHLTTLTHVARTVAEIANLPPDSHLAYVGRSAFAHKGGIHVAAMRRTAQSYQHIDPVLVGNEMRVLLSDLSGRGNILSKAEQWGLDVSSEAARKVLEEIKRLENLGYVFEGAEASVAMMLKRAQADYKAPFELIDFLVVVENRRGRGLLAEATVKLSVGDQVMHTAAEGNGPVNALDSALRKALEPVYPHVREFTLADYKVRILDSHTGSAATTRVLIDTQSAHARWSTVGAGTNIIDSSWRALLDSVEYGLTLIHDKANDARTP
- a CDS encoding ArsA family ATPase — encoded protein: MRIIVHTGKGGVGKTSVSAATALHCAEMGLKTIVISTDTAHSLGDSLDREIGPEPIEIRPNLWAQEVDARYSMDKYWGAFQKYMIALFSRRGVEDIVAEEVTILPGFEEGAHLLWIDKYVREGFYDMLIVDAAPTAETLRLLSLPDVSRWWFERLIKLTRGMSRVLRPIAKPLLRTELPNKEAFDTVEALFKTLDNVRALLADPTMSSMRLVVNPEKMVIKETQRTYTYLNLYGYAVDAVICNKILPEAVTDPYFQQWKDLQRENIALIQEVFGELPLLKAPMMERDVSGLEGLRHLADNLYTNVDPTKRLFHGTTHEIIAQGKGGYLLRVPLPFAHRDDLDLYRSADEITLRVGPYRRNIVLPHALWKLEIGTARFEGEALNIEFIAKA
- a CDS encoding AarF/ABC1/UbiB kinase family protein encodes the protein MAMNGTNGTKETNGTAAKRAVRQRLEGVLAPMPAETPADSAAPILTKHAQQPLPATAPHLPPRENAPDEGHRGGTIRRGRFRRTVAFFSLTFFRVLFWEVFLRRIVGEKPISRGRSRRWRLYAKRFRRLAIDMGGVMIKLGQFISTRVDVLPPEITEELAGLQDQVPIVPFEYIQATMTRELGSLEDHFLWVTPEPIAAASFGQVHRAQLHNGDRVVVKVQRPHITDIVQTDLSALQFVSHLAMRYAPIRRRANVPALLEEFSRVLWEELDYRKEADNALLFNSMFGNDMGIYVPGVYLEHSTHYVLTQEDVTSIKLNDYAAIDRAGVSRKEVAQRLINCYLRQIFDYKYFHADPHPGNLFVYPLPDDEQDGLSGTSTINGVPYFAAQQGRQGKNGKNSAASHPETLAFTTPNGHATPNETPAGRKFYLIFIDFGMTGRLTPQIVGGLRETLIAILTQDAKALVDSYGKLGILMPSADRARLEAATRAVFDKVWGLNMNELSSLPFEDVTEVALEFSDLIMSMPFQMPQDFIYLSRTIGILSGMCTGLDPQFDPWREMQPFATRLLAEESEVRRGNLPVLNGAAGVLASAALKTIRDFFARTYRLPALADTVLDRAERGELVVQVKPSDAFGQQVTRIESAIHQISLGVIFTATSVTSAILYVGGERGWGTMGFMAAGVIFVMITLRGRGDR
- a CDS encoding class I SAM-dependent methyltransferase; the protein is MALWYLKAALQGTLSVLPFSRTTNYLFQRYVSKGLHPTQITLENKLSTFKTHLENYRFALNAPDARPERVLEIGTGWLPFVPIAFALAGVAHIITIDKVGLTRRTLLQETLDLFLHYAEQGTLQTWLPLAENRLSLLEQARKRIDTEGIKEALEALHIEARVQDVRELTTLPPPDLFVSNNTYEHIPGEVLRSILKMYRRLAHERSVLSDMIDLTDHYVYFDKTITPYNFLNYSERTWRWFNNPLQYQNRLRISDYRQFYEENGFRILREENKRAAETLPTGVRLAKEFAHYAPQDLLVTESWVIAVPAAPTV
- a CDS encoding hydroxymethylglutaryl-CoA reductase yields the protein MAIPTMILKQLYTYSSLENGDGGIHFSIKNRLSDATFAALKGVSIDGKAVDLAHITVILGEGDTRTPAQISKDNPIDFPLRKALTVFAKGEHLAPGKHTVEVTFEALPFGELTLTVEDSITEKHDNLTRLPRDANDDYSEAIIAERIAFVEQYSGAKLVHSSKYSFDPHVTKGNVEHFTGVAQIPLGFAGPLRVNGEHAQGEFLIPLATSEGTLIASYNRGIKVLNLSGGVIATVVGDAMQRAPVFIFENARAGREFVHWVHENMGKIREEAEATSSVAKLQYVDPYLSNKFAYLRFNYSTGDAAGQNMVGRATFAACSWILDAYKDYPIKHFYLESNFATDKKASQINVMRTRGKRVTAEVTIKRDTLQQVMRVTPESLNYHMQVSNVGAFISGANNNGAHSPNAITAMFIATGQDVANVSESSAGILYTEVTPEGDLYLSITIPSLIIATHGGGTKLPTQNECLAVLGCTGRGKVNKLAEIIAGVVLAGELSLGSAISSSDWVSSHEKYGRNR
- a CDS encoding RNA-binding protein, translated to MNHKRLYVGDLAGNITESDLQQMFTEVGKVEQVTLVRKGTHGLHGFAFVEMVFPEDARAAVQRYNGTAIDGSRLIVYTVPPKSRPRPVNGESQ
- a CDS encoding bifunctional riboflavin kinase/FAD synthetase, producing the protein MQHYTHLNDVQLNQESLVTIGVFDGVHRGHAALIGQLVAAAKRLNRLAVVLTLFPHPDIVLRNEKGRYYLTAPEEKARLFGELGVDVVITHPFDQSVRAVRAANFVDLLRDHLLMSGLWVTAEFALGYQREGNFTFLKNQGALKGFAVQELTMLLDAEQRRISSQGIREALIAGDVQRAGEWLGRPYRLQGEVIHGDHRGRTIGFPTANLAVWEEQVIPANGVYACYAQIDSEAERYQAVTNIGVRPTFGAADGVRIEAHLLDFDRDIYGRHVILELVERLRGEQKFPNLEGLIAQISADAAEGRRILKEG